The following proteins are co-located in the Micromonospora viridifaciens genome:
- a CDS encoding sugar O-acetyltransferase, translated as MSTMKERMLAGELYLADDPEIVADLDRAAQLTERFNTSPAADPQARLAVLRELLGSLGEDTWVRPPFHCDYGWQTHIGPRCFVNFNAVFLDVARITIGADVQIGPNVQLLTATHPLEPAPRRDKWEAAKPITVGDNVWLGGGVIVLAGVTIGENTVVGAGAVVTRDLSPNVVAVGNPARPVRSLEQTT; from the coding sequence ATGAGCACCATGAAGGAACGAATGCTGGCCGGCGAGCTGTACCTCGCCGACGACCCGGAGATCGTCGCCGACCTGGACCGGGCGGCCCAGCTCACCGAGCGCTTCAACACCAGCCCGGCCGCCGACCCGCAGGCCCGGCTCGCCGTGCTGCGCGAACTGCTCGGCTCGCTCGGCGAGGACACCTGGGTACGGCCACCGTTCCACTGCGACTACGGCTGGCAGACCCACATCGGGCCGCGCTGCTTCGTCAACTTCAACGCGGTCTTCCTCGACGTCGCCCGGATCACCATCGGCGCCGACGTCCAGATCGGACCGAACGTGCAACTCCTCACGGCGACCCACCCGCTCGAGCCGGCGCCCCGGCGGGACAAGTGGGAGGCGGCCAAACCGATCACCGTCGGCGACAACGTCTGGCTCGGCGGCGGGGTCATCGTGCTGGCCGGTGTCACCATCGGCGAGAACACCGTGGTCGGCGCGGGCGCGGTGGTGACGCGGGACCTGTCCCCCAACGTGGTGGCGGTGGGAAATCCCGCTCGACCCGTACGCAGCCTGGAGCAAACCACCTGA
- the dapE gene encoding succinyl-diaminopimelate desuccinylase, translated as MQNPLTPEVLADPVALTRALVDIESVSLHEKAIADCVEEVLRGVPHLTTYRHGNTVMARTDLGRAQRVVLAGHLDTVPLNNNFPSTMRGDLMYGCGTSDMKSGVAFALHLAVTLPDPRYDVTYFFYEAEEIESKYNGLTLVSQAHPEWLQADFAVLLEPTYGIVEAGCQGTMRAIVSTTGVRAHSARSWHGVNAIHAAGEVLRRLTAYEARRVVIDGCEYREGMNAVGIHGGVAGNVVPDRCEIEVNYRFAPDRTPEQAEAHLREVFAGFELAVTDLAAGALPGLAAEPAREFLAAVGAAPVGKLGWTDVARFAAMGIPALNFGPGDPNLAHHPDEHVELTKIRDGAATLHRWLAS; from the coding sequence ATGCAGAACCCGCTGACCCCCGAGGTCTTGGCTGATCCGGTGGCGCTCACCCGCGCGCTGGTCGACATCGAGTCCGTCTCCCTGCACGAGAAGGCGATCGCCGACTGCGTCGAGGAGGTGCTGCGGGGCGTACCGCACCTGACCACGTACCGGCACGGCAACACGGTGATGGCCCGCACCGACCTGGGCCGGGCGCAGCGGGTGGTGCTCGCGGGCCACCTGGACACCGTCCCGCTCAACAACAACTTCCCGTCGACCATGCGCGGCGACCTGATGTACGGCTGCGGCACCTCCGACATGAAGTCCGGCGTGGCCTTCGCGCTGCACCTGGCGGTGACCCTGCCCGACCCGCGCTACGACGTCACGTACTTCTTCTACGAGGCCGAGGAGATCGAGTCGAAGTACAACGGGCTGACGCTCGTCTCCCAGGCCCACCCCGAGTGGCTCCAGGCCGACTTCGCGGTGCTGCTGGAGCCGACGTACGGAATCGTCGAGGCCGGCTGCCAGGGCACCATGCGGGCGATCGTGTCGACCACCGGCGTACGGGCTCACTCGGCGCGCTCCTGGCACGGGGTGAACGCCATTCACGCGGCCGGCGAGGTGCTGCGGCGGCTGACGGCGTACGAGGCGCGGCGGGTGGTTATCGATGGCTGCGAATACCGCGAGGGCATGAACGCGGTCGGCATCCACGGCGGGGTCGCGGGCAACGTGGTGCCGGACCGGTGCGAGATCGAGGTCAACTACCGCTTCGCCCCGGACCGTACGCCGGAGCAGGCCGAGGCGCACCTGCGCGAGGTCTTCGCCGGCTTCGAGCTGGCGGTGACCGACCTAGCGGCCGGCGCGCTCCCCGGCCTGGCCGCCGAGCCGGCCCGGGAGTTCCTGGCCGCGGTGGGCGCGGCGCCGGTCGGCAAGCTGGGCTGGACCGACGTGGCCCGGTTCGCGGCCATGGGCATCCCGGCGCTGAACTTCGGCCCGGGCGACCCGAACCTGGCCCATCACCCCGACGAGCACGTCGAGCTGACCAAGATCCGTGACGGTGCGGCCACCCTGCACCGGTGGCTCGCCAGCTGA
- the dapC gene encoding succinyldiaminopimelate transaminase: MSRPTPVSSRLPDFTWDTLDAAAATAAAHPDGLINLSMGTPVDPVPPLIRQALADASDAPGYPLTAGTPALRDAIAAWVSRACGAGVDGLGVLPTIGSKELVAWLPTLLGIGPGDVVVVPAIAYPTYEDGVRLAGATTVRSDSLTAVGPTPRVRLVWVNSPGNPTGRVLPATHLRKVVDWARERGAVVASDECYLPLGWDAEPVSILSPEVCGGSYEGVLAVHSLSKRSNLAGYRAGFVAGDPALVAELLKIRKHAGMIVPAPVQAAMVAALGDQAHADEQRERYRARREKLRAAFTGAGFTVEHSEAGLYLWLTRDEDCWETVDWLARRGILVAAGVFYGPAGARHVRAALTESDEHIAAVAERLARP, encoded by the coding sequence CTGAGCCGGCCCACGCCGGTCTCGTCGCGGCTGCCCGACTTCACCTGGGACACGCTGGACGCCGCGGCCGCGACGGCCGCGGCGCACCCGGACGGTCTCATCAACCTCTCGATGGGTACGCCGGTCGACCCGGTGCCCCCACTGATCCGGCAGGCCCTCGCGGACGCGTCGGACGCCCCCGGCTACCCGCTGACCGCCGGCACCCCCGCGCTTCGGGACGCCATCGCCGCCTGGGTGTCCCGGGCGTGCGGCGCGGGCGTCGACGGGCTCGGCGTGCTGCCCACGATCGGGTCCAAGGAGCTGGTCGCCTGGCTGCCCACGCTGCTCGGCATCGGCCCCGGCGACGTGGTCGTGGTGCCGGCGATCGCCTATCCGACGTACGAGGACGGGGTCCGGCTGGCCGGTGCCACGACAGTACGCAGCGACTCGCTGACCGCGGTCGGCCCCACCCCCCGGGTGCGGCTGGTCTGGGTCAACTCGCCCGGCAACCCGACCGGGCGGGTGCTGCCCGCCACCCACCTGCGCAAGGTGGTCGACTGGGCGCGGGAGCGCGGCGCGGTGGTCGCCAGCGACGAGTGCTACCTCCCGCTGGGTTGGGATGCCGAGCCGGTCTCGATCCTGTCGCCGGAGGTCTGCGGCGGGTCGTACGAGGGCGTGCTGGCGGTGCACTCGCTCTCCAAGCGCTCCAACCTCGCCGGCTACCGGGCGGGTTTCGTGGCCGGCGACCCGGCCCTGGTGGCCGAGCTGCTCAAGATCCGTAAGCACGCCGGTATGATCGTGCCCGCCCCGGTGCAGGCCGCGATGGTGGCCGCGCTCGGCGACCAGGCGCACGCCGACGAGCAGCGGGAGCGCTACCGGGCCCGGCGGGAGAAGCTGCGCGCCGCGTTCACCGGCGCCGGCTTCACCGTCGAGCACTCCGAGGCCGGCCTCTACCTCTGGCTGACCCGGGACGAGGACTGCTGGGAGACGGTCGACTGGCTGGCCCGCCGGGGCATCCTGGTCGCCGCCGGCGTCTTCTACGGCCCGGCCGGTGCCCGGCACGTCCGGGCGGCGCTGACCGAGTCCGACGAGCACATCGCGGCCGTCGCCGAACGGCTCGCGCGGCCCTGA
- a CDS encoding M48 family metallopeptidase — protein MSATYRALASVVMLIGFYVVALLQLAAVAALGMWLFSHTSGVVTGKLLLPLVVALGAVAVGLWKAIRTKNEPAPGLILGEREAPQLWATVRELAAAVGTRAPDEIRLVPEVNAAVGEQSRLLGLVGGRRTLYVGLPLLQAMRVDQLRSVLAHELGHYSGRHTRLGGVAYRGRLAIEGTVERISPRNPIGWVFKGYSKLYLMVDNAASRRQELEADRASVRLAGHEAATSALRTLPALDAAWAFYMRRYVEPGWSAGLAPDDLFGGFAQLLQARREEIDELRENAPEREASRWDTHPPIGVRVAAMGEAPAAEARLDDRPAWIMLADVAGAGRQLQGLVVDHGSRRILPWPEFVAESVAATVQQQADGIYRAAGRFAGTAAPGLPTVLDLVRTGRLGAFAEQFFSNATRKEAALAFAGPMETLLDNAAVRSGRARWQLSWSGPAQLVGAGGEPWDLAEIAKLAVSPETLDEALSRLAERGVDAAQATVVQARASARNADLIGGLANIKIDGREHDVLVLDNGLVLIPDPGKSSEGEKRLTEMVSAEPVGELAARHPYLPYEEITSVEVTREVPLKATLTLYDGRTVQVQELMSSEFLEKHSRDTLLRVFERIND, from the coding sequence ATGTCCGCGACATACCGGGCGCTCGCCTCGGTGGTCATGTTGATCGGTTTCTACGTCGTCGCGCTGCTCCAGCTGGCCGCCGTCGCCGCGCTGGGCATGTGGCTGTTCAGCCACACCAGCGGCGTGGTGACCGGCAAGCTGCTGCTCCCGCTGGTGGTCGCGCTCGGCGCGGTCGCCGTCGGGCTCTGGAAGGCGATCCGTACCAAGAACGAGCCGGCGCCCGGCCTGATCCTCGGCGAGCGGGAGGCGCCGCAGCTCTGGGCCACCGTACGGGAGCTGGCCGCTGCGGTCGGCACCCGCGCGCCCGACGAGATCCGGCTGGTGCCGGAGGTGAACGCGGCGGTCGGCGAGCAGAGCCGACTGCTCGGCCTGGTCGGCGGCCGGCGCACCCTCTACGTCGGGCTGCCGCTGCTCCAGGCGATGCGGGTCGACCAGCTCCGCTCGGTGCTCGCGCACGAGCTGGGCCACTACTCGGGCCGGCACACCCGGCTCGGCGGGGTCGCCTACCGGGGCCGGCTGGCCATCGAGGGCACCGTCGAGCGGATCAGCCCGCGCAACCCGATCGGGTGGGTCTTCAAGGGCTACTCGAAGCTCTACCTGATGGTCGACAACGCGGCGTCCCGCCGGCAGGAGCTGGAGGCCGACCGGGCGTCGGTGCGGCTGGCCGGCCACGAGGCCGCGACCTCCGCGCTGCGTACGCTGCCCGCACTCGACGCGGCCTGGGCGTTCTACATGCGCCGGTACGTCGAGCCGGGCTGGTCGGCCGGGCTCGCGCCGGACGACCTGTTCGGCGGCTTCGCCCAGCTGCTCCAGGCCCGCCGGGAGGAGATCGACGAGCTGCGCGAGAACGCGCCGGAGCGGGAGGCGTCCCGCTGGGACACCCACCCCCCGATCGGCGTACGGGTCGCCGCGATGGGCGAGGCGCCGGCGGCCGAGGCGCGGCTGGACGACCGGCCGGCCTGGATCATGCTCGCCGACGTGGCGGGCGCCGGGCGGCAGCTCCAGGGCCTGGTGGTCGACCACGGCTCGCGCCGGATCCTGCCCTGGCCCGAGTTCGTCGCCGAGTCGGTGGCCGCGACCGTGCAGCAGCAGGCGGACGGCATCTACCGGGCGGCCGGCCGGTTCGCCGGCACCGCTGCCCCGGGCCTGCCCACGGTGCTGGACCTGGTCCGCACCGGCCGGCTCGGCGCGTTCGCCGAGCAGTTCTTCTCGAACGCCACCCGGAAGGAGGCGGCGCTCGCGTTCGCCGGGCCGATGGAGACGCTGCTGGACAACGCGGCGGTCCGCTCGGGCCGGGCGCGCTGGCAGCTTTCCTGGTCGGGGCCGGCGCAGCTGGTCGGCGCGGGTGGCGAGCCGTGGGACCTGGCCGAGATCGCCAAGCTGGCGGTGTCGCCGGAGACCCTGGACGAGGCGCTGAGCCGCCTCGCCGAGCGGGGGGTCGACGCGGCGCAGGCGACGGTGGTGCAGGCCCGGGCGTCCGCGCGCAACGCGGACCTGATCGGCGGGCTGGCCAACATCAAGATCGACGGCCGCGAGCACGACGTGCTCGTGCTGGACAACGGCCTGGTCCTGATCCCCGACCCGGGCAAGTCCAGTGAGGGTGAGAAGCGGCTCACGGAGATGGTCAGCGCGGAGCCCGTGGGCGAGCTGGCCGCCCGGCACCCCTACCTACCGTACGAGGAGATCACCTCGGTCGAGGTGACGCGGGAGGTGCCGCTGAAGGCCACGCTGACCCTGTACGACGGCCGGACCGTGCAGGTGCAGGAGCTGATGTCCAGCGAGTTCCTGGAGAAGCACAGCCGGGACACCCTGCTGCGGGTGTTCGAGCGGATCAACGACTGA
- a CDS encoding prephenate dehydrogenase, with the protein MVGGAGGQVRAAVVGTGLIGGSVLLRLREAGLDVAGWDPDPAIRRYAAERGVPAPDALEEAVAGRDIVFLCGPLPTLAATLTRVAGATDDRCVLTDVGSIKADVATAAFAQGIGHRFVPGHPMAGADRAGLTAATPDLLDGAAWVLCPGPTGMAAFRRIAALLIDVFHARVVPMSAPEHDTAAALASHVPHLLAGALAGAVQRTPLRDAVLALAAGSFTDGTRVAGGPPTRTANMLLGNRARVLAELDAVRSFLDELADALGVGDGAALTALLDEARTARSALGDRSYTTHRREFPAAVDHAGELAYLRELGAAGGHLSGCRVEADAVSYTAHLPADPTVG; encoded by the coding sequence ATGGTGGGCGGGGCCGGCGGGCAGGTGCGGGCGGCGGTGGTCGGTACCGGCCTGATCGGTGGCTCGGTGCTGCTCCGGCTCCGGGAGGCCGGGCTCGACGTCGCCGGCTGGGATCCGGACCCGGCCATCCGCCGGTACGCCGCCGAGCGGGGCGTCCCCGCGCCCGACGCACTGGAGGAGGCGGTCGCCGGCCGGGACATCGTCTTCCTCTGCGGCCCCCTGCCCACCCTGGCCGCGACGCTGACCCGGGTGGCCGGCGCCACCGACGACCGGTGCGTCCTCACCGACGTGGGCAGTATCAAGGCGGATGTCGCCACCGCCGCCTTCGCCCAGGGGATCGGGCACCGGTTCGTGCCCGGCCACCCGATGGCCGGCGCCGACCGGGCCGGCCTCACCGCCGCCACCCCGGACCTGCTCGACGGGGCGGCCTGGGTGCTCTGCCCGGGGCCGACCGGGATGGCCGCGTTCCGCCGGATCGCCGCGCTGCTCATCGACGTCTTCCACGCCCGGGTGGTGCCGATGTCCGCACCGGAGCACGACACCGCCGCGGCGCTCGCCTCGCACGTGCCGCACCTGCTCGCCGGCGCGCTGGCCGGGGCCGTGCAGCGGACGCCGCTGCGCGACGCGGTGCTCGCACTCGCCGCCGGCAGCTTCACCGACGGCACCCGGGTGGCCGGCGGCCCGCCCACCCGGACGGCGAACATGTTGCTCGGCAACCGCGCCCGGGTGCTGGCCGAGCTGGACGCGGTCCGGAGCTTCCTCGACGAGCTCGCCGACGCCCTGGGGGTCGGGGACGGCGCGGCGCTCACCGCTCTGCTCGACGAGGCCCGGACGGCCCGGTCCGCGCTGGGTGACCGCTCGTACACCACCCACCGACGGGAGTTCCCGGCCGCCGTCGACCACGCGGGGGAGTTGGCGTACCTGCGGGAACTGGGGGCGGCCGGCGGGCACCTCAGCGGCTGCCGGGTCGAGGCGGACGCGGTCAGTTACACGGCGCACCTGCCCGCCGACCCGACAGTAGGGTGA
- the dapD gene encoding 2,3,4,5-tetrahydropyridine-2,6-dicarboxylate N-succinyltransferase, with protein MTSDSAWGIGLATIAADDLVLDTWYPTGKLGLGELPLVPGEDQADVLDLPPGAIGERALPGLRTVEVVTVIGSLDDPIKDAADAYLRLHLLSHRLVRPNELNLDGIFGKLANVAWTSAGPCPPERVDELRVIERAAGRHLAVYGVDKFPRMTDYVVPSGVRIADADRVRLGAHLASGTTVMHEGFVNFNAGTLGTSMVEGRIVQGVVVGDGSDIGGGASIMGTLSGGGTERVRIGERSLVGANAGVGISLGDDCVVEAGCYITAASKITLPDGRVVKARELSGVDGLLFWRNSVTGALEAKPRTGRGIELNAALHAND; from the coding sequence GTGACGTCCGACTCGGCCTGGGGCATCGGCCTGGCCACGATCGCCGCTGACGACCTGGTGCTCGACACCTGGTACCCGACCGGCAAGCTCGGGCTCGGCGAGCTGCCCCTCGTGCCCGGGGAGGACCAGGCCGACGTCCTCGACCTGCCGCCCGGCGCGATCGGCGAACGGGCGCTGCCCGGCCTGCGTACGGTCGAGGTGGTCACCGTGATCGGCTCGCTGGACGACCCGATCAAGGACGCCGCCGACGCGTACCTCCGGTTGCACCTGCTCTCCCACCGCCTGGTCCGGCCCAACGAGCTCAACCTCGACGGCATCTTCGGCAAGCTGGCCAACGTGGCCTGGACCTCGGCCGGGCCGTGCCCGCCCGAGCGGGTGGACGAGCTGCGCGTGATCGAGCGCGCCGCCGGCCGCCACCTGGCCGTGTACGGGGTGGACAAGTTCCCCCGGATGACCGACTACGTGGTCCCCTCCGGCGTACGGATCGCCGACGCGGACCGGGTCCGGCTCGGCGCCCACCTGGCCTCCGGCACCACCGTGATGCACGAGGGCTTCGTCAACTTCAACGCCGGCACGCTGGGCACCTCGATGGTCGAGGGTCGGATCGTGCAGGGCGTGGTGGTCGGTGACGGCTCCGACATCGGCGGCGGCGCCTCGATCATGGGCACCCTCTCCGGCGGCGGCACCGAGCGGGTACGCATCGGCGAGCGGAGCCTGGTCGGCGCGAACGCCGGGGTGGGCATCTCGCTCGGCGACGACTGCGTGGTGGAGGCCGGCTGCTACATCACCGCCGCCTCCAAGATCACCCTGCCGGACGGCCGGGTGGTCAAGGCCCGCGAGCTCTCCGGCGTCGACGGGCTGCTCTTCTGGCGCAACTCGGTCACCGGCGCGCTGGAGGCGAAGCCGCGGACCGGCCGGGGCATCGAGCTGAACGCGGCCCTGCACGCCAACGACTGA
- a CDS encoding SIMPL domain-containing protein, with the protein MADAPVVAVRGEAYREVAPELARFTVTASARDRDRETTLTRLAERAAAVRVLLDEAGPAVERRETGQLRVWPETKRSGERVVAYHGGVTTTVTVADFTALGELMLRLADQDQIEVAGPWWSLRPDSPAYREARHAAIADALARAREYAEALGARVTALLELADTGLAAAPPMLTKAAFGRAGDASPELDLDPQPQPVQAAVEARFTISEPVLG; encoded by the coding sequence ATGGCGGACGCACCCGTGGTGGCGGTACGCGGCGAGGCGTACCGGGAGGTGGCCCCAGAGCTGGCCCGATTCACGGTCACCGCGTCCGCCCGGGACCGGGATCGGGAGACCACGCTGACCCGGTTGGCCGAGCGGGCCGCCGCCGTCCGGGTGCTACTGGACGAGGCCGGGCCGGCCGTGGAGCGGCGGGAGACCGGCCAGCTCCGGGTCTGGCCGGAGACGAAACGCTCGGGTGAGCGGGTGGTGGCCTACCACGGCGGCGTCACCACGACCGTCACGGTCGCCGACTTCACCGCGCTCGGCGAGCTGATGCTGCGCCTGGCCGACCAGGACCAGATCGAGGTGGCCGGCCCCTGGTGGTCGCTGCGGCCGGACAGCCCGGCGTACCGGGAGGCGCGGCACGCGGCGATCGCGGACGCCCTGGCCCGTGCCCGGGAGTACGCGGAGGCGCTCGGCGCCCGGGTCACCGCCCTGCTGGAGCTGGCCGACACCGGCCTGGCCGCCGCACCGCCGATGCTGACGAAGGCGGCCTTCGGGCGGGCCGGCGACGCCTCGCCCGAGCTGGACCTGGACCCGCAGCCGCAGCCGGTGCAGGCGGCGGTCGAGGCGCGCTTCACCATCAGCGAGCCGGTGCTGGGCTGA
- a CDS encoding nucleoside/nucleotide kinase family protein, with the protein MPPAQVLSLGELGDRARALADAGPRQLLGIAGAPGAGKSTLAERIVAEVGPAARLVPMDGFHLAQSELVRLGRADRKGAPDTFDANGFVSMLRRLHRLEPTSVWAPVFRRDLEEPVAGAIEVPPEVRLVVTEGNYLLLRDDPWEEVRSLLHQAWFLDLEVELRLRRLTARHEAYGKTPEQARAWALGSDEANVARVAGTADRADLVVRLAEPLPE; encoded by the coding sequence ATGCCGCCGGCGCAGGTGCTCTCCCTCGGTGAGCTGGGGGACCGGGCGCGAGCCCTGGCCGACGCGGGCCCGCGGCAGCTGCTCGGCATCGCCGGCGCGCCCGGGGCGGGCAAGTCCACCCTGGCCGAGCGGATCGTCGCCGAGGTCGGCCCGGCCGCCCGGCTGGTGCCGATGGACGGCTTCCACCTAGCCCAGTCCGAACTGGTCCGGCTCGGGCGGGCCGACCGCAAGGGCGCCCCGGACACGTTCGACGCCAACGGCTTCGTCTCCATGCTGCGCCGGCTGCACCGGCTGGAGCCGACCTCGGTGTGGGCGCCGGTGTTCCGGCGCGACCTGGAGGAGCCGGTCGCCGGGGCGATCGAGGTGCCGCCCGAGGTCCGGCTGGTGGTGACCGAGGGCAACTACCTGCTGTTGCGCGACGACCCGTGGGAGGAGGTGCGCTCCCTGCTGCACCAGGCCTGGTTCCTCGACCTGGAGGTCGAGCTGCGGCTGCGCCGGCTGACCGCGCGGCACGAGGCGTACGGGAAGACCCCGGAGCAGGCGCGTGCCTGGGCGCTGGGCAGCGACGAGGCGAACGTCGCCCGGGTCGCCGGCACCGCCGACCGGGCCGACCTGGTGGTCCGGCTGGCCGAGCCCCTGCCCGAGTGA
- the fdxA gene encoding ferredoxin codes for MTYIIAEPCVDVLDKACIEECPVDCIYEGNRMLYIHPDECVDCGACEPVCPVEAIFYEDDVPEQWKDYTGANYEFFEDLGSPGGASKIGKVEKDASFVAAQPPRGEGH; via the coding sequence GTGACCTACATCATCGCCGAGCCGTGCGTGGACGTGCTCGACAAGGCATGCATCGAGGAATGCCCGGTCGACTGCATCTACGAGGGCAATCGGATGCTCTACATCCACCCCGACGAGTGCGTCGACTGTGGTGCCTGTGAGCCGGTCTGCCCGGTGGAAGCCATTTTCTACGAGGACGACGTCCCGGAGCAGTGGAAGGACTACACCGGGGCGAACTACGAGTTCTTCGAGGACCTCGGCTCGCCCGGGGGCGCCTCCAAGATCGGCAAGGTGGAGAAGGACGCGTCGTTCGTGGCCGCCCAGCCGCCGCGCGGAGAAGGCCACTGA